One genomic window of Sphingopyxis sp. OPL5 includes the following:
- a CDS encoding TonB-dependent receptor plug domain-containing protein, producing the protein MLKTGFISLLALTAATPAFAQSNPDETSTDANGDTIVVTASGVEQSRTETGHTISVITRDDLETSQVTSISDALNLVPGVAVAQSGPVGSQTSVFIRGAESSQTLVLIDGVRINDPSTPNGAFDFGGLLTGNIDRVEVLRGANSVIWGSQAIGGVISVQTVAPTDTLSANAFAEYGSHDTAKVFGNVSGKSGIISGSVGAGYYRTDGISSLIGGTERDGYRNLSANGKLLVEFSPALALDLRGYYNKGRIEYDDAFAFPGNPANSIPESDNEQFVGYARLNHDLLDGKWKGRLSYSRTELTRKGSEDGATGPFNYNVFTARGKVDRFAYDGNVDFGIASLVFGGAHEETFASTFYPLGGDTTPTRFKSDYSSFYGQIGVHPFDGLTVNGGVRYEDHSQYGDHTSFGADAAYTPNDGKTIFRASYAEGFRAPTLSEALPPFGNINLKPETSKGFDAGIEHSFIDRKVTATATYFHRKSNDLIAYNPATFQSENIGRVKSEGVELGLIVRPNDNLDVRVNYALVDATTRSPGANFGNQLARRPRDKASFVADWKSPWGLKLGATIALTGDSFDNINNSFANRLDGYWLTAVRAAFPITDQLEVYGRIENLFDEDYVVVKGYNTYGRTAAIGIRVKI; encoded by the coding sequence ATGTTGAAGACCGGTTTCATTTCCCTCCTCGCGCTGACGGCGGCGACGCCCGCCTTCGCGCAGTCCAATCCCGACGAAACATCGACCGACGCGAACGGTGATACCATTGTCGTCACGGCCAGCGGCGTCGAACAGAGCCGCACCGAAACGGGCCACACCATTTCCGTTATCACGCGCGACGATCTGGAAACATCGCAAGTGACGTCGATCAGCGACGCTTTAAACCTCGTGCCAGGCGTAGCTGTCGCACAAAGCGGACCCGTCGGATCGCAAACCAGCGTGTTTATCCGCGGCGCCGAAAGCAGCCAGACGCTGGTGCTGATCGATGGCGTGCGGATCAATGATCCTTCGACGCCCAATGGCGCGTTCGATTTCGGTGGATTGCTTACGGGCAATATCGACCGGGTCGAGGTGCTGCGCGGTGCCAATTCGGTCATCTGGGGCAGCCAGGCGATCGGTGGCGTCATCAGCGTGCAAACCGTCGCACCCACGGACACGCTGTCGGCCAATGCTTTCGCCGAATATGGCAGCCATGACACCGCCAAAGTCTTTGGCAATGTGTCGGGCAAGAGTGGGATCATCTCCGGCAGCGTCGGCGCCGGCTATTATCGCACCGACGGTATTTCGTCGCTCATCGGCGGCACCGAACGCGATGGGTACAGGAACTTGTCCGCCAACGGAAAGTTGCTCGTCGAATTCTCGCCTGCCCTCGCGCTCGATCTGCGCGGTTATTACAACAAGGGCCGGATTGAATATGACGACGCCTTTGCCTTTCCGGGCAACCCGGCAAATTCCATTCCCGAATCCGATAACGAACAGTTCGTCGGCTATGCCAGATTGAACCACGACCTGCTCGACGGCAAGTGGAAGGGGCGCCTGTCGTACAGCCGTACCGAGCTGACCCGCAAAGGCAGCGAGGATGGCGCGACCGGTCCTTTCAACTACAATGTTTTCACCGCGCGCGGCAAAGTCGACCGTTTTGCCTATGACGGCAATGTCGACTTCGGCATCGCGTCACTGGTTTTCGGCGGCGCCCATGAAGAGACGTTCGCCAGCACTTTCTATCCCTTGGGCGGTGACACCACACCCACCAGGTTCAAAAGCGACTATTCCAGCTTTTACGGACAGATTGGCGTACACCCGTTTGACGGCCTGACGGTCAACGGCGGCGTGCGATACGAAGATCATTCACAATATGGCGACCACACAAGCTTTGGTGCCGACGCGGCCTATACGCCCAATGATGGCAAGACCATATTCCGCGCGAGCTATGCCGAAGGTTTTCGTGCGCCGACGTTGAGCGAGGCATTGCCGCCATTCGGCAACATCAATCTGAAACCGGAAACCTCCAAAGGCTTTGACGCCGGAATCGAGCACAGTTTTATCGATCGCAAAGTCACGGCGACCGCGACCTACTTCCATCGCAAAAGCAACGACCTCATCGCCTATAATCCCGCGACATTCCAATCGGAGAATATCGGGCGGGTGAAGTCGGAGGGCGTCGAGCTTGGACTTATCGTCCGGCCCAACGACAATCTGGACGTGCGGGTGAATTACGCACTGGTCGATGCTACCACCCGCTCCCCGGGTGCCAATTTTGGCAACCAGCTTGCCCGCCGCCCAAGGGACAAAGCGAGTTTCGTCGCCGACTGGAAATCGCCTTGGGGCCTGAAACTGGGTGCAACGATTGCCCTGACCGGCGACAGTTTCGACAATATCAACAACAGCTTCGCCAATCGCCTCGACGGATACTGGCTGACCGCCGTGCGTGCGGCTTTCCCAATCACCGATCAGCTCGAAGTTTATGGCCGGATCGAAAATCTGTTCGATGAGGATTATGTGGTTGTCAAAGGCTATAATACTTACGGTCGCACAGCCGCCATTGGTATCCGCGTAAAAATCTGA
- a CDS encoding ABC transporter substrate-binding protein — MQGVGLASVFAAAVLLVSTGSAVAPPDAGPPPSKPLRVMSTNQCTDQLVLALLPPERIASVTWLSRDPSGSLMAEAAQRVGINHGLAEEVVQQQPDLIVADRFSKPTTRAMLKRLGYPMIEVDDATSFDAIRANARQVARAVGEVARGEAMIAQMDRELAELARDPGPPLRVVAWDGGGFSASKGSLYNAVLEAAGAVNIANEPPVSRYNRPDTEVLLVAAPTLLVKGAGVRPEYGMRENIERHPLVRRYWDGARTVAISPAYYGCGTPRISEAAIRLRAELRAAASRVRTPLPFAGVHAL; from the coding sequence ATGCAGGGGGTCGGCCTGGCGTCTGTGTTTGCCGCCGCGGTGCTGCTGGTTTCGACCGGCAGCGCCGTGGCGCCGCCCGACGCCGGGCCGCCGCCTTCTAAGCCACTGCGCGTCATGTCGACGAACCAGTGCACCGACCAGCTGGTGCTGGCGCTGCTGCCGCCCGAACGGATCGCGTCGGTGACCTGGCTGTCGCGCGATCCGTCGGGGTCGCTGATGGCCGAGGCGGCGCAGCGAGTCGGCATCAATCACGGCCTTGCCGAAGAGGTCGTCCAGCAACAACCCGATCTGATCGTCGCCGACCGTTTTTCGAAACCGACGACGCGGGCGATGCTCAAACGGCTCGGCTATCCGATGATCGAGGTCGACGACGCGACCAGCTTCGATGCGATCCGCGCCAATGCCCGGCAGGTCGCGCGGGCGGTCGGCGAAGTCGCGCGCGGCGAGGCGATGATCGCCCAAATGGACCGCGAGCTTGCCGAACTGGCTCGCGATCCCGGGCCGCCGCTGCGTGTCGTCGCGTGGGACGGCGGTGGTTTCAGCGCGAGCAAGGGGTCGCTCTATAACGCGGTGCTCGAAGCGGCGGGCGCGGTGAACATCGCCAACGAGCCGCCGGTGTCGCGCTATAATCGCCCCGACACCGAAGTGCTGCTCGTCGCCGCGCCGACCCTGCTCGTCAAGGGCGCCGGGGTCCGCCCCGAATATGGAATGCGCGAGAATATCGAGCGTCATCCGCTCGTTCGCCGCTATTGGGACGGCGCGCGGACGGTGGCGATTTCGCCGGCCTATTATGGCTGCGGCACCCCCAGGATCAGCGAAGCGGCGATCCGGCTGCGCGCCGAACTGCGCGCCGCGGCGAGCCGGGTCCGCACCCCGCTTCCCTTTGCCGGGGTTCATGCGCTGTGA
- a CDS encoding FecCD family ABC transporter permease — protein MRWFVPLLLVLLLAAGFVSLLAGTVWLTPEQALGGLLAGRTDLASLILIEIRLPRLILGLMVGAILGLSGAVLQGLLRNPLAEPGLLGVSAGASLGAVIAIYFGFAASFAMAPPLFGLVGGFVTAGTALALSRRGGTLSLILAGAAVSSIAAAGVSVALNVAPNPYAAYEIMVWLMGSLVDRSWDHVWLAAPFILVGAMLLLLTGRALDALALGEAQAESLGIHVARTRLLALLGTAMGVGAATSVAGAISFVGLIAPHIVRPLVGHRPGQTLVPAALVGALLVTLADVGTRLLVVDGKILALGVFISLFGAPFFLWLVLHVQRRTA, from the coding sequence ATGCGCTGGTTCGTCCCGCTGCTGCTCGTCCTGCTGCTGGCCGCGGGTTTCGTCTCGCTGCTCGCCGGAACGGTGTGGCTGACCCCCGAACAGGCGCTCGGCGGGTTGCTCGCGGGCCGCACCGACCTCGCGTCGCTGATCCTCATCGAAATCCGCCTGCCACGATTGATCCTCGGCCTGATGGTCGGCGCGATCCTCGGCCTGTCGGGTGCGGTGCTGCAGGGGCTGCTGCGCAACCCGCTCGCCGAACCCGGGCTGCTCGGGGTGTCGGCGGGGGCGTCGCTCGGCGCGGTGATCGCGATCTATTTCGGCTTCGCGGCGAGCTTCGCGATGGCGCCGCCCTTGTTCGGCCTCGTCGGCGGTTTCGTCACCGCGGGCACCGCGCTCGCCTTGTCGCGGCGCGGCGGCACATTGTCGCTGATCCTCGCCGGCGCCGCGGTCAGCAGCATCGCCGCCGCCGGGGTCAGCGTCGCGCTCAACGTCGCGCCCAACCCCTATGCGGCATACGAGATCATGGTCTGGCTGATGGGCTCGCTCGTCGACCGCAGCTGGGACCATGTCTGGCTCGCGGCGCCTTTCATCCTCGTTGGCGCTATGCTGTTGCTGCTCACCGGCCGCGCGCTCGACGCGCTGGCGCTCGGCGAGGCGCAGGCCGAAAGTCTCGGCATCCATGTCGCGCGCACCCGCCTGCTCGCGCTGCTCGGTACCGCGATGGGGGTCGGCGCGGCGACCTCGGTCGCGGGGGCGATCAGCTTCGTCGGGCTGATCGCGCCGCATATCGTTCGACCGCTCGTCGGGCACCGGCCCGGCCAGACGCTGGTCCCTGCTGCGCTCGTCGGCGCGCTGCTCGTGACCCTCGCCGATGTCGGCACAAGGCTGCTCGTCGTCGACGGCAAGATCCTCGCGCTCGGGGTGTTCATCAGCCTGTTCGGCGCGCCCTTTTTCCTGTGGCTCGTCCTTCATGTGCAAAGGCGCACCGCATGA
- a CDS encoding ABC transporter ATP-binding protein → MSALTFAAVAAKRDARVVLRDIDAVFAPGRLTAVIGPNGAGKSTLLEVAAGLRVPDAGRVELGGQSLASIGRRMLARRRAYLPQRAEVEWPISVERVVALGLTPVLPSFGDLPAALRPAIDDALAACDLTSLRDRPATSLSGGELARAMLARAIVGDPELLIVDEPTAGLDPRHALDAARRLRARADAGRTVIMAIHDLDLALRHADDVVAIKDGALLAAGSVAEVMSEDLLGALYEVQVRITRDADGAAIRFRD, encoded by the coding sequence ATGAGCGCGCTGACCTTCGCCGCAGTGGCCGCGAAACGCGATGCGCGCGTCGTGCTGCGCGACATAGACGCCGTTTTTGCGCCGGGCCGGCTGACTGCGGTGATCGGCCCCAATGGCGCCGGTAAAAGTACGCTCCTCGAAGTCGCGGCGGGGCTACGCGTGCCCGATGCCGGACGCGTCGAACTCGGCGGGCAATCGCTCGCGAGCATCGGTCGCCGGATGCTCGCGCGGCGCCGCGCCTATCTGCCGCAGCGCGCCGAGGTCGAATGGCCTATCAGCGTCGAGCGCGTCGTCGCGCTCGGGTTGACCCCGGTGCTGCCGAGCTTCGGCGATCTGCCAGCCGCGCTGCGCCCCGCGATCGATGACGCGCTCGCCGCCTGCGACCTCACCAGCTTGCGCGACCGCCCGGCGACCAGCCTGTCGGGCGGCGAACTCGCCCGCGCGATGCTGGCGCGCGCGATCGTCGGCGATCCCGAATTGCTGATCGTTGACGAGCCCACCGCGGGGCTCGACCCGCGTCATGCGCTCGACGCGGCGCGGCGGCTGCGCGCGCGTGCCGATGCCGGGCGCACCGTGATCATGGCGATCCACGACCTCGACCTCGCGCTGCGCCACGCCGACGATGTCGTCGCGATCAAGGACGGCGCGTTGCTCGCGGCGGGGTCGGTCGCCGAGGTGATGAGCGAGGACCTACTCGGCGCGCTTTACGAGGTGCAGGTGCGTATCACCCGCGATGCCGACGGTGCCGCGATCCGCTTTCGCGACTGA